A stretch of Perognathus longimembris pacificus isolate PPM17 chromosome 1, ASM2315922v1, whole genome shotgun sequence DNA encodes these proteins:
- the Znf641 gene encoding zinc finger protein 641 isoform X2: protein MLSEQTTALGTGWESMNAQLDGAAAHAERGSREEGPWRTTPGPLEHLCHNLEEEPQSLQEKTQSAPWVPAIPQEGSTGDWEMAAALLAAGSQGLVTIKDVSLCFSQEEWRSLDPSQTDFYGEYVMQENCGIVVSLRFPIPKLDMLSQLEGGEEQWVPDPQDLEERDILKVTYTGDGSEHEGDTPELEAEPPRMLSSVSEETVLWNPEQDESWESTHRSSRGVLPGPPFVQEESFSNLLCSTEMDSLLRPHTCPQCGKQFVWGSHLARHQQTHTGERPYSCLKCEKSFGRRHHLIRHQKTHLHDKPSRCSECGKNFRCSAHLASHQRVHAEGKSCKGQEVGEGPGAGKRQRAPPVPKCHVCTECGKSFGRRHHLVRHWLTHTGEKPFQCPRCEKSFGRKHHLDRHLLTHQGQSPRSTWDRGASVF from the exons ATGCTCTCAGAACAGACAACTGCCTTGGGGACAGGATGGGAGTCAATGAATGCACAGCTGGATGGAGCAGCAGCCCATGCAGAAAGGGGAAGCCGGGAAGAGGGGCCATGGAGAACTACACCTGGGCCACTGGAGCACCTGTGTCACAACCTTGAAGAGGAGCCACAGTCGCTGCAAGAGAAAA ctCAGTCTGCTCCCTGGGTTCCTGCAATTCCCCAGGAGGGGAGCACCGGAGACTGGGAAATGGCAGCTGCACTTCTTGCAGCTGGATCACAG GGCCTGGTAACGATCAAGGATGTGTCACTGTGCTTCTCTCAGGAGGAGTGGCGGAGTCTGGACCCCTCTCAGACAGACTTTTATGGAGAATATGTCATGCAGGAAAATTGTGGAATAGTAGTCTCTCTGA GATTTCCAATTCCGAAACTGGACATGCTTTCTCAactagaaggaggagaagagcaaTGGGTCCCTGATCCCCAGGACTTAGAGGAGCGAGACATACTGAAGGTCACATACACTG GAGATGGAAGTGAACATGAGGGGGATACCCCTGAGTTAGAAGCAGAACCTCCGAGAATGCTATCCAGTGTGTCTGAAGAGACTGTTCTGTGGAACCCAGAGCAGGATGAGAGCTGGGAGTCCACACACAGGAGCTCTAGAGGAGTGCTCCCAGGCCCTCCTTTCGTCCAGGAAGAGAGCTTCTCCAACCTTCTGTGCAGCACAGAGATGGATTCCCTGTTAAGACCCCATACATGCCCCCAGTGTGGGAAGCAGTTTGTGTGGGGTTCCCACCTTGCCAGGCATCAGCAAACACACACCGGGGAGAGGCCTTACAGCTGCCTCAAGTGTGAGAAAAGCTTTGGGCGGAGACATCACCTGATCAGGCACCAGAAAACCCACCTTCATGACAAGCCCAGCAGGTGCTCTGAGTGTGGGAAGAATTTCCGATGCAGTGCCCATCTGGCTAGCCACCAGAGAGTGCACGCAGAAGGCAAATCCTGTAAGGGCCAAGAGGTTGGAgagggccctggggctgggaaacgGCAGCGTGCCCCCCCAGTGCCAAAATGTCACGTGTGCACAGAATGTGGGAAGAGCTTTGGCCGAAGGCATCACCTCGTGAGACACTGGCTGACTCATACTGGGGAGAAACCCTTCCAGTGTCCTCGCTGTGAGAAGAGCTTTGGCCGGAAGCACCACCTGGACAGGCACCTGCTGACCCACCAGGGACAAAGTCCCCGCAGCACTTGGGACAGAGGGGCATCTGTCTTTTGA
- the Znf641 gene encoding zinc finger protein 641 isoform X1, with the protein MDPGPILTSSRHKLGLTIKMLSEQTTALGTGWESMNAQLDGAAAHAERGSREEGPWRTTPGPLEHLCHNLEEEPQSLQEKTQSAPWVPAIPQEGSTGDWEMAAALLAAGSQGLVTIKDVSLCFSQEEWRSLDPSQTDFYGEYVMQENCGIVVSLRFPIPKLDMLSQLEGGEEQWVPDPQDLEERDILKVTYTGDGSEHEGDTPELEAEPPRMLSSVSEETVLWNPEQDESWESTHRSSRGVLPGPPFVQEESFSNLLCSTEMDSLLRPHTCPQCGKQFVWGSHLARHQQTHTGERPYSCLKCEKSFGRRHHLIRHQKTHLHDKPSRCSECGKNFRCSAHLASHQRVHAEGKSCKGQEVGEGPGAGKRQRAPPVPKCHVCTECGKSFGRRHHLVRHWLTHTGEKPFQCPRCEKSFGRKHHLDRHLLTHQGQSPRSTWDRGASVF; encoded by the exons ATGGACCCAGGACCCATTCTAACCAGTTCCCG TCACAAACTTGGACTTACCATAAAAATGCTCTCAGAACAGACAACTGCCTTGGGGACAGGATGGGAGTCAATGAATGCACAGCTGGATGGAGCAGCAGCCCATGCAGAAAGGGGAAGCCGGGAAGAGGGGCCATGGAGAACTACACCTGGGCCACTGGAGCACCTGTGTCACAACCTTGAAGAGGAGCCACAGTCGCTGCAAGAGAAAA ctCAGTCTGCTCCCTGGGTTCCTGCAATTCCCCAGGAGGGGAGCACCGGAGACTGGGAAATGGCAGCTGCACTTCTTGCAGCTGGATCACAG GGCCTGGTAACGATCAAGGATGTGTCACTGTGCTTCTCTCAGGAGGAGTGGCGGAGTCTGGACCCCTCTCAGACAGACTTTTATGGAGAATATGTCATGCAGGAAAATTGTGGAATAGTAGTCTCTCTGA GATTTCCAATTCCGAAACTGGACATGCTTTCTCAactagaaggaggagaagagcaaTGGGTCCCTGATCCCCAGGACTTAGAGGAGCGAGACATACTGAAGGTCACATACACTG GAGATGGAAGTGAACATGAGGGGGATACCCCTGAGTTAGAAGCAGAACCTCCGAGAATGCTATCCAGTGTGTCTGAAGAGACTGTTCTGTGGAACCCAGAGCAGGATGAGAGCTGGGAGTCCACACACAGGAGCTCTAGAGGAGTGCTCCCAGGCCCTCCTTTCGTCCAGGAAGAGAGCTTCTCCAACCTTCTGTGCAGCACAGAGATGGATTCCCTGTTAAGACCCCATACATGCCCCCAGTGTGGGAAGCAGTTTGTGTGGGGTTCCCACCTTGCCAGGCATCAGCAAACACACACCGGGGAGAGGCCTTACAGCTGCCTCAAGTGTGAGAAAAGCTTTGGGCGGAGACATCACCTGATCAGGCACCAGAAAACCCACCTTCATGACAAGCCCAGCAGGTGCTCTGAGTGTGGGAAGAATTTCCGATGCAGTGCCCATCTGGCTAGCCACCAGAGAGTGCACGCAGAAGGCAAATCCTGTAAGGGCCAAGAGGTTGGAgagggccctggggctgggaaacgGCAGCGTGCCCCCCCAGTGCCAAAATGTCACGTGTGCACAGAATGTGGGAAGAGCTTTGGCCGAAGGCATCACCTCGTGAGACACTGGCTGACTCATACTGGGGAGAAACCCTTCCAGTGTCCTCGCTGTGAGAAGAGCTTTGGCCGGAAGCACCACCTGGACAGGCACCTGCTGACCCACCAGGGACAAAGTCCCCGCAGCACTTGGGACAGAGGGGCATCTGTCTTTTGA
- the Znf641 gene encoding zinc finger protein 641 isoform X3, which yields MLSQLEGGEEQWVPDPQDLEERDILKVTYTGDGSEHEGDTPELEAEPPRMLSSVSEETVLWNPEQDESWESTHRSSRGVLPGPPFVQEESFSNLLCSTEMDSLLRPHTCPQCGKQFVWGSHLARHQQTHTGERPYSCLKCEKSFGRRHHLIRHQKTHLHDKPSRCSECGKNFRCSAHLASHQRVHAEGKSCKGQEVGEGPGAGKRQRAPPVPKCHVCTECGKSFGRRHHLVRHWLTHTGEKPFQCPRCEKSFGRKHHLDRHLLTHQGQSPRSTWDRGASVF from the exons ATGCTTTCTCAactagaaggaggagaagagcaaTGGGTCCCTGATCCCCAGGACTTAGAGGAGCGAGACATACTGAAGGTCACATACACTG GAGATGGAAGTGAACATGAGGGGGATACCCCTGAGTTAGAAGCAGAACCTCCGAGAATGCTATCCAGTGTGTCTGAAGAGACTGTTCTGTGGAACCCAGAGCAGGATGAGAGCTGGGAGTCCACACACAGGAGCTCTAGAGGAGTGCTCCCAGGCCCTCCTTTCGTCCAGGAAGAGAGCTTCTCCAACCTTCTGTGCAGCACAGAGATGGATTCCCTGTTAAGACCCCATACATGCCCCCAGTGTGGGAAGCAGTTTGTGTGGGGTTCCCACCTTGCCAGGCATCAGCAAACACACACCGGGGAGAGGCCTTACAGCTGCCTCAAGTGTGAGAAAAGCTTTGGGCGGAGACATCACCTGATCAGGCACCAGAAAACCCACCTTCATGACAAGCCCAGCAGGTGCTCTGAGTGTGGGAAGAATTTCCGATGCAGTGCCCATCTGGCTAGCCACCAGAGAGTGCACGCAGAAGGCAAATCCTGTAAGGGCCAAGAGGTTGGAgagggccctggggctgggaaacgGCAGCGTGCCCCCCCAGTGCCAAAATGTCACGTGTGCACAGAATGTGGGAAGAGCTTTGGCCGAAGGCATCACCTCGTGAGACACTGGCTGACTCATACTGGGGAGAAACCCTTCCAGTGTCCTCGCTGTGAGAAGAGCTTTGGCCGGAAGCACCACCTGGACAGGCACCTGCTGACCCACCAGGGACAAAGTCCCCGCAGCACTTGGGACAGAGGGGCATCTGTCTTTTGA